Proteins encoded together in one Accipiter gentilis chromosome 16, bAccGen1.1, whole genome shotgun sequence window:
- the MARS1 gene encoding methionine--tRNA ligase, cytoplasmic isoform X3: protein MRLRVAAGGGPAALKVLAAAGAAAAPVRLVWGGLPLERPLAPLSPPWSPALELDSGTVLFSPNAICQFFFLARGEEPTDLTNQWLEWEATELQPAASAALYAQLVHGRKGLEAVEVLGKLLAHIEQNLSRRGTAYLAGDTKSVADVVVWGTLFPVLQDETSLPSKSEIGVLRGSIACVPTIVRIVLLSLSLSPPLPRSPKGELQVLRTWFQSMTLSEACRKAADSVLMPKALLEFKSYLQKQPPPCLAMERATSNEPEHSPQEEEGSEPALTEEEITAAVDAWAHGVAALPKPWQPQKPVLPVEGMRNVLITSALPYVNNVPHLGNIIGCVLSADTFARYCRLRNWNTLYVCGTDEYGTATETKAVEEGLTPQEICNKYNTIHADIYRWFDISFDYFGRTTTPYQTTIAQDIFQRLLARGFLLQDTVEQLQCEDCQRFLADRFVEGTCPFCSYEEARGDQCDKCGKLINAVELKNPQCKLCRGVPVVKPTQHLFLDLPKLEEQLEPWLEQSWATGDWTANARYITRSWIRDGLKPRCITRDLKWGTPVPLDGFRDKVFYVWFDAPIGYLSITANYTDQWERWWKNPQQVELYNFMAKDNVPFHSVIFPCSLLGADDNYTLVNHLIATEYLNYEDGKFSKSRGVGVFGDMAKDTGIPADIWRFYLLYLRPEGQDSTFSWSDLMLKNNSELLNNLGNFINRAGMFVCKFFGGTVPDMVLTPDDKRLLARVTLELHQYHQLLEKVRIRDALRCILSISRHGNQYIQVNEPWKRIKGDEKDRQRAGTVTGVAVNMASMLAVMLQPYMPSVSLAIQGQLCIPPDCFVLSHNFTCTLPPGHRVGTVSPLFQKLEHDQIEALRKRFGGGQAKQTPPASVTLTAPGDPQLIQELTEEVAKQGNHVRQLKANKAEKAQVDAEVAKLLELKKQLALAEGKSPEVLVPKGKRKK, encoded by the exons ATGCGGCTGCGGgtggcggccggcggcggccccgccgccctgaAGGTGTTGGCGGCTGCCggggccgccgctgccccggTGCGGCTCGTTTGGGGCGGCCTCCCCTTAG agCGGCCCCTCGCCCCACTGAGTCCCCCGTGGTCGCCCGCGCTGGAGCTGGACAGCGGCACCGTCCTTTTCTCCCCCAACGCCATCTGCCA gTTCTTCTTCCTGGCCCGCGGAGAGGAGCCCACCGACCTCACCAACCAGTGGCTGGAGTGGGAGGCCACTGAGCTACAG CCGGCTGCCTCAGCTGCCCTGTACGCTCAGCTGGTGCACGGCAGGAAGGGGCTGGAGGCAGTGGAGGTCCTGGGGAAGCTGCTGGCCCACATAGAGCAGAACTTGTCCAGAAGAGGCACTGCCTACCTCGCTGGG GACACCAAGTCAGTGGCTGATGTGGTTGTGTGGGGTACCTTGTTCCCTGTCCTCCAGGATGAGACCAGCCTGCCAAGTAAGAGTGAAATAGGGGTGCTGAGGGGAAGCATTGCTTGTGTTCCTACGATTGTAAGAAttgtgctgctctctctctctctctctccccctctccctcgcTCCCCCAAAGGTGAGCTGCAGGTGCTGAGGACCTGGTTCCAGAGCATGACGCTCTCagaggcctgcaggaaagctgccGACTCTGTTCTGATGCCCAAGGCACTGCTGGAGTTCAAGTCCTACCTGCAGAAGCAGCCTCCGCCCTGCCTGGCCATGGAGAGAGCCACCAGTAACGAGCCTGAG CATTCCCCACAGGAGGAAGAAGGTTCTGAGCCTGCCCTGACAGAGGAGGAAATCACAGCTGCTGTGGACGCCTGGGCCCACGGTGTTGCGGCACTGCCCAAGCCTTGGCAGCCTCAGAAACCAGT GCTGCCCGTGGAGGGCATGAGGAATGTCCTGATCACCAGCGCTCTGCCCTATGTGAACAACGTGCCCCACCTTGGCAACATCATTGGCTGCGTCCTCAGTGCTGACACCTTTGCCAG GTACTGCCGCCTGCGGAACTGGAACACACTGTATGTGTGTGGCACGGACGAGTATGGCACAGCCACTGAGACCAAGGCGGTGGAAGAGGGGCTGACGCCTCAGGAGATCTGCAACAAGTACAACACCATCCACGCTGACATCTACCGCTGGTTTGACATCTCCTTCGACTACTTTGGCCGCACTACTACACCGTACCAGACCAC GATTGCTCAGGACATCTTCCAGCGCCTGCTGGCCCGTGGTTTCCTGCTGCAAGACACTGTGGAGCAGCTGCAGTGTGAGGACTGCCAGCGGTTCCTGGCCGACCGCTTTGTGGAGGGCACCTGCCCCTTCTGCAGCTATGAGGAGGCCCGGGGGGACCAATGTGATAAATGCGGCAAACTAATCAACGCTGTGGAGCTGAAG AATCCACAATGCAAGCTCTGCAGGGGCGTCCCTGTGGTGAAACCTACCCAGCACCTCTTCCTGGACCTGCCCAAG ctggaggagcagctggagCCCTGGCTGGAGCAGTCCTGGGCCACAGGGGACTGGACAGCCAACGCTCGCTACATCACTCGCTCCTGGATCCGGGATGGGCTCAAACCTCGCTGCATCACCCGTGACCTGAAGTGGGGCACACCTGTGCCCCTTGATGGTTTCCGTGACAAG GTTTTTTACGTGTGGTTTGACGCTCCCATTGGCTACTTGTCCATTACAGCCAACTACACTGACCAGTGGGAGAGGTGGTGGAAGAACCCACAGCAG GTTGAGCTCTACAACTTCATGGCCAAGGACAACGTCCCATTCCACAGTGTCATATTCCCCTGCTCACTCCTGGGTGCTGATGACAACTACACCCTGGTGAACCACCTCATTGCTACAG agTACCTGAACTACGAGGATGGGAAGTTTTCCAAGAGCCGGGGTGTGGGAGTGTTTGGGGACATGGCCAAGGACACAGGCATCCCTGCGGACATCTGGCGCTTCTACCTGTTGTACCTGCGACCCGAAGGGCAGGACAGCACCTTCTCCTGGAGCGACCTCATGCTCAAGAACAACTCAGAGCTGCTGAACAACCTGGGCAACTTCATCAACAG AGCTGGCATGTTCGTCTGCAAGTTCTTTGGTGGCACTGTCCCAGACATGGTCCTGACACCAGATGACAAGAGGCTTCTGGCCCGTGTCACCCTGGAGCTGCACCAGTACCATCAGCTGCTGGAGAAAGTCCG catCCGTGATGCCCTGAGATGTATCCTCAGCATCTCTCGCCATGGCAATCAGTACATCCAGGTGAATGAGCCATGGAAGCGGATCAAGGGGGATGAAAAGGACAG GCAACGTGCTGGCACAGTGACTGGTGTGGCGGTGAACATGGCTTCCATGCTGGCTGTCATGTTGCAGCCCTACATGCCTAGTGTCAGCCTGGCCATTCAGGGGCAGCTCTGCATCCCCCCAGACTGCTTCGTCCTGAGCCACAACTTCACCTGCACCCTGCCGCCTGGGCATCGTGTGGGCACT GTGAGCCCCCTTTTCCAGAAGCTGGAGCATGACCAGATTGAAGCCCTGCGCAAGCGCTTCGGGGGAGGGCAG GCCAAACAGACCCCTCCAGCCTCAGTGACCCTCACAGCTCCAGGTGACCCCCAGCTGATCCAGGAGCTAACAGAGGAGGTGGCCAAGCAG ggcaaCCATGTTCGGCAGctgaaggccaacaaggcagagaAGGCCCAGGTTGACGCAGAGGTGGCAAAGCTGTTGGAGCTGAAGAAGCAGCTGGCACTAGCAGAGGGCAAAAGCCCTGAAGTCCTTGTGCCCAAGGGGAAGCGGAAGAAGTAG
- the MARS1 gene encoding methionine--tRNA ligase, cytoplasmic isoform X6, translating to MRLRVAAGGGPAALKVLAAAGAAAAPVRLVWGGLPLERPLAPLSPPWSPALELDSGTVLFSPNAICQFFFLARGEEPTDLTNQWLEWEATELQPAASAALYAQLVHGRKGLEAVEVLGKLLAHIEQNLSRRGTAYLAGDTKSVADVVVWGTLFPVLQDETSLPSELQVLRTWFQSMTLSEACRKAADSVLMPKALLEFKSYLQKQPPPCLAMERATSNEPEHSPQEEEGSEPALTEEEITAAVDAWAHGVAALPKPWQPQKPVLPVEGMRNVLITSALPYVNNVPHLGNIIGCVLSADTFARYCRLRNWNTLYVCGTDEYGTATETKAVEEGLTPQEICNKYNTIHADIYRWFDISFDYFGRTTTPYQTTIAQDIFQRLLARGFLLQDTVEQLQCEDCQRFLADRFVEGTCPFCSYEEARGDQCDKCGKLINAVELKNPQCKLCRGVPVVKPTQHLFLDLPKLEEQLEPWLEQSWATGDWTANARYITRSWIRDGLKPRCITRDLKWGTPVPLDGFRDKVFYVWFDAPIGYLSITANYTDQWERWWKNPQQVELYNFMAKDNVPFHSVIFPCSLLGADDNYTLVNHLIATEYLNYEDGKFSKSRGVGVFGDMAKDTGIPADIWRFYLLYLRPEGQDSTFSWSDLMLKNNSELLNNLGNFINRAGMFVCKFFGGTVPDMVLTPDDKRLLARVTLELHQYHQLLEKVRIRDALRCILSISRHGNQYIQVNEPWKRIKGDEKDRQRAGTVTGVAVNMASMLAVMLQPYMPSVSLAIQGQLCIPPDCFVLSHNFTCTLPPGHRVGTVSPLFQKLEHDQIEALRKRFGGGQAKQTPPASVTLTAPGDPQLIQELTEEVAKQGNHVRQLKANKAEKAQVDAEVAKLLELKKQLALAEGKSPEVLVPKGKRKK from the exons ATGCGGCTGCGGgtggcggccggcggcggccccgccgccctgaAGGTGTTGGCGGCTGCCggggccgccgctgccccggTGCGGCTCGTTTGGGGCGGCCTCCCCTTAG agCGGCCCCTCGCCCCACTGAGTCCCCCGTGGTCGCCCGCGCTGGAGCTGGACAGCGGCACCGTCCTTTTCTCCCCCAACGCCATCTGCCA gTTCTTCTTCCTGGCCCGCGGAGAGGAGCCCACCGACCTCACCAACCAGTGGCTGGAGTGGGAGGCCACTGAGCTACAG CCGGCTGCCTCAGCTGCCCTGTACGCTCAGCTGGTGCACGGCAGGAAGGGGCTGGAGGCAGTGGAGGTCCTGGGGAAGCTGCTGGCCCACATAGAGCAGAACTTGTCCAGAAGAGGCACTGCCTACCTCGCTGGG GACACCAAGTCAGTGGCTGATGTGGTTGTGTGGGGTACCTTGTTCCCTGTCCTCCAGGATGAGACCAGCCTGCCAA GTGAGCTGCAGGTGCTGAGGACCTGGTTCCAGAGCATGACGCTCTCagaggcctgcaggaaagctgccGACTCTGTTCTGATGCCCAAGGCACTGCTGGAGTTCAAGTCCTACCTGCAGAAGCAGCCTCCGCCCTGCCTGGCCATGGAGAGAGCCACCAGTAACGAGCCTGAG CATTCCCCACAGGAGGAAGAAGGTTCTGAGCCTGCCCTGACAGAGGAGGAAATCACAGCTGCTGTGGACGCCTGGGCCCACGGTGTTGCGGCACTGCCCAAGCCTTGGCAGCCTCAGAAACCAGT GCTGCCCGTGGAGGGCATGAGGAATGTCCTGATCACCAGCGCTCTGCCCTATGTGAACAACGTGCCCCACCTTGGCAACATCATTGGCTGCGTCCTCAGTGCTGACACCTTTGCCAG GTACTGCCGCCTGCGGAACTGGAACACACTGTATGTGTGTGGCACGGACGAGTATGGCACAGCCACTGAGACCAAGGCGGTGGAAGAGGGGCTGACGCCTCAGGAGATCTGCAACAAGTACAACACCATCCACGCTGACATCTACCGCTGGTTTGACATCTCCTTCGACTACTTTGGCCGCACTACTACACCGTACCAGACCAC GATTGCTCAGGACATCTTCCAGCGCCTGCTGGCCCGTGGTTTCCTGCTGCAAGACACTGTGGAGCAGCTGCAGTGTGAGGACTGCCAGCGGTTCCTGGCCGACCGCTTTGTGGAGGGCACCTGCCCCTTCTGCAGCTATGAGGAGGCCCGGGGGGACCAATGTGATAAATGCGGCAAACTAATCAACGCTGTGGAGCTGAAG AATCCACAATGCAAGCTCTGCAGGGGCGTCCCTGTGGTGAAACCTACCCAGCACCTCTTCCTGGACCTGCCCAAG ctggaggagcagctggagCCCTGGCTGGAGCAGTCCTGGGCCACAGGGGACTGGACAGCCAACGCTCGCTACATCACTCGCTCCTGGATCCGGGATGGGCTCAAACCTCGCTGCATCACCCGTGACCTGAAGTGGGGCACACCTGTGCCCCTTGATGGTTTCCGTGACAAG GTTTTTTACGTGTGGTTTGACGCTCCCATTGGCTACTTGTCCATTACAGCCAACTACACTGACCAGTGGGAGAGGTGGTGGAAGAACCCACAGCAG GTTGAGCTCTACAACTTCATGGCCAAGGACAACGTCCCATTCCACAGTGTCATATTCCCCTGCTCACTCCTGGGTGCTGATGACAACTACACCCTGGTGAACCACCTCATTGCTACAG agTACCTGAACTACGAGGATGGGAAGTTTTCCAAGAGCCGGGGTGTGGGAGTGTTTGGGGACATGGCCAAGGACACAGGCATCCCTGCGGACATCTGGCGCTTCTACCTGTTGTACCTGCGACCCGAAGGGCAGGACAGCACCTTCTCCTGGAGCGACCTCATGCTCAAGAACAACTCAGAGCTGCTGAACAACCTGGGCAACTTCATCAACAG AGCTGGCATGTTCGTCTGCAAGTTCTTTGGTGGCACTGTCCCAGACATGGTCCTGACACCAGATGACAAGAGGCTTCTGGCCCGTGTCACCCTGGAGCTGCACCAGTACCATCAGCTGCTGGAGAAAGTCCG catCCGTGATGCCCTGAGATGTATCCTCAGCATCTCTCGCCATGGCAATCAGTACATCCAGGTGAATGAGCCATGGAAGCGGATCAAGGGGGATGAAAAGGACAG GCAACGTGCTGGCACAGTGACTGGTGTGGCGGTGAACATGGCTTCCATGCTGGCTGTCATGTTGCAGCCCTACATGCCTAGTGTCAGCCTGGCCATTCAGGGGCAGCTCTGCATCCCCCCAGACTGCTTCGTCCTGAGCCACAACTTCACCTGCACCCTGCCGCCTGGGCATCGTGTGGGCACT GTGAGCCCCCTTTTCCAGAAGCTGGAGCATGACCAGATTGAAGCCCTGCGCAAGCGCTTCGGGGGAGGGCAG GCCAAACAGACCCCTCCAGCCTCAGTGACCCTCACAGCTCCAGGTGACCCCCAGCTGATCCAGGAGCTAACAGAGGAGGTGGCCAAGCAG ggcaaCCATGTTCGGCAGctgaaggccaacaaggcagagaAGGCCCAGGTTGACGCAGAGGTGGCAAAGCTGTTGGAGCTGAAGAAGCAGCTGGCACTAGCAGAGGGCAAAAGCCCTGAAGTCCTTGTGCCCAAGGGGAAGCGGAAGAAGTAG
- the MARS1 gene encoding methionine--tRNA ligase, cytoplasmic isoform X1, with translation MRLRVAAGGGPAALKVLAAAGAAAAPVRLVWGGLPLERPLAPLSPPWSPALELDSGTVLFSPNAICQFFFLARGEEPTDLTNQWLEWEATELQPAASAALYAQLVHGRKGLEAVEVLGKLLAHIEQNLSRRGTAYLAGDTKSVADVVVWGTLFPVLQDETSLPSKSEIGVLRGSIACVPTIVRIVLLSLSLSPPLPRSPKGELQVLRTWFQSMTLSEACRKAADSVLMPKALLEFKSYLQKQPPPCLAMERATSNEPEHSPQEEEGSEPALTEEEITAAVDAWAHGVAALPKPWQPQKPVLPVEGMRNVLITSALPYVNNVPHLGNIIGCVLSADTFARYCRLRNWNTLYVCGTDEYGTATETKAVEEGLTPQEICNKYNTIHADIYRWFDISFDYFGRTTTPYQTTIAQDIFQRLLARGFLLQDTVEQLQCEDCQRFLADRFVEGTCPFCSYEEARGDQCDKCGKLINAVELKNPQCKLCRGVPVVKPTQHLFLDLPKLEEQLEPWLEQSWATGDWTANARYITRSWIRDGLKPRCITRDLKWGTPVPLDGFRDKVFYVWFDAPIGYLSITANYTDQWERWWKNPQQVELYNFMAKDNVPFHSVIFPCSLLGADDNYTLVNHLIATEYLNYEDGKFSKSRGVGVFGDMAKDTGIPADIWRFYLLYLRPEGQDSTFSWSDLMLKNNSELLNNLGNFINRAGMFVCKFFGGTVPDMVLTPDDKRLLARVTLELHQYHQLLEKVRIRDALRCILSISRHGNQYIQVNEPWKRIKGDEKDRQRAGTVTGVAVNMASMLAVMLQPYMPSVSLAIQGQLCIPPDCFVLSHNFTCTLPPGHRVGTVSPLFQKLEHDQIEALRKRFGGGQPEDLAVEPQAKQTPPASVTLTAPGDPQLIQELTEEVAKQGNHVRQLKANKAEKAQVDAEVAKLLELKKQLALAEGKSPEVLVPKGKRKK, from the exons ATGCGGCTGCGGgtggcggccggcggcggccccgccgccctgaAGGTGTTGGCGGCTGCCggggccgccgctgccccggTGCGGCTCGTTTGGGGCGGCCTCCCCTTAG agCGGCCCCTCGCCCCACTGAGTCCCCCGTGGTCGCCCGCGCTGGAGCTGGACAGCGGCACCGTCCTTTTCTCCCCCAACGCCATCTGCCA gTTCTTCTTCCTGGCCCGCGGAGAGGAGCCCACCGACCTCACCAACCAGTGGCTGGAGTGGGAGGCCACTGAGCTACAG CCGGCTGCCTCAGCTGCCCTGTACGCTCAGCTGGTGCACGGCAGGAAGGGGCTGGAGGCAGTGGAGGTCCTGGGGAAGCTGCTGGCCCACATAGAGCAGAACTTGTCCAGAAGAGGCACTGCCTACCTCGCTGGG GACACCAAGTCAGTGGCTGATGTGGTTGTGTGGGGTACCTTGTTCCCTGTCCTCCAGGATGAGACCAGCCTGCCAAGTAAGAGTGAAATAGGGGTGCTGAGGGGAAGCATTGCTTGTGTTCCTACGATTGTAAGAAttgtgctgctctctctctctctctctccccctctccctcgcTCCCCCAAAGGTGAGCTGCAGGTGCTGAGGACCTGGTTCCAGAGCATGACGCTCTCagaggcctgcaggaaagctgccGACTCTGTTCTGATGCCCAAGGCACTGCTGGAGTTCAAGTCCTACCTGCAGAAGCAGCCTCCGCCCTGCCTGGCCATGGAGAGAGCCACCAGTAACGAGCCTGAG CATTCCCCACAGGAGGAAGAAGGTTCTGAGCCTGCCCTGACAGAGGAGGAAATCACAGCTGCTGTGGACGCCTGGGCCCACGGTGTTGCGGCACTGCCCAAGCCTTGGCAGCCTCAGAAACCAGT GCTGCCCGTGGAGGGCATGAGGAATGTCCTGATCACCAGCGCTCTGCCCTATGTGAACAACGTGCCCCACCTTGGCAACATCATTGGCTGCGTCCTCAGTGCTGACACCTTTGCCAG GTACTGCCGCCTGCGGAACTGGAACACACTGTATGTGTGTGGCACGGACGAGTATGGCACAGCCACTGAGACCAAGGCGGTGGAAGAGGGGCTGACGCCTCAGGAGATCTGCAACAAGTACAACACCATCCACGCTGACATCTACCGCTGGTTTGACATCTCCTTCGACTACTTTGGCCGCACTACTACACCGTACCAGACCAC GATTGCTCAGGACATCTTCCAGCGCCTGCTGGCCCGTGGTTTCCTGCTGCAAGACACTGTGGAGCAGCTGCAGTGTGAGGACTGCCAGCGGTTCCTGGCCGACCGCTTTGTGGAGGGCACCTGCCCCTTCTGCAGCTATGAGGAGGCCCGGGGGGACCAATGTGATAAATGCGGCAAACTAATCAACGCTGTGGAGCTGAAG AATCCACAATGCAAGCTCTGCAGGGGCGTCCCTGTGGTGAAACCTACCCAGCACCTCTTCCTGGACCTGCCCAAG ctggaggagcagctggagCCCTGGCTGGAGCAGTCCTGGGCCACAGGGGACTGGACAGCCAACGCTCGCTACATCACTCGCTCCTGGATCCGGGATGGGCTCAAACCTCGCTGCATCACCCGTGACCTGAAGTGGGGCACACCTGTGCCCCTTGATGGTTTCCGTGACAAG GTTTTTTACGTGTGGTTTGACGCTCCCATTGGCTACTTGTCCATTACAGCCAACTACACTGACCAGTGGGAGAGGTGGTGGAAGAACCCACAGCAG GTTGAGCTCTACAACTTCATGGCCAAGGACAACGTCCCATTCCACAGTGTCATATTCCCCTGCTCACTCCTGGGTGCTGATGACAACTACACCCTGGTGAACCACCTCATTGCTACAG agTACCTGAACTACGAGGATGGGAAGTTTTCCAAGAGCCGGGGTGTGGGAGTGTTTGGGGACATGGCCAAGGACACAGGCATCCCTGCGGACATCTGGCGCTTCTACCTGTTGTACCTGCGACCCGAAGGGCAGGACAGCACCTTCTCCTGGAGCGACCTCATGCTCAAGAACAACTCAGAGCTGCTGAACAACCTGGGCAACTTCATCAACAG AGCTGGCATGTTCGTCTGCAAGTTCTTTGGTGGCACTGTCCCAGACATGGTCCTGACACCAGATGACAAGAGGCTTCTGGCCCGTGTCACCCTGGAGCTGCACCAGTACCATCAGCTGCTGGAGAAAGTCCG catCCGTGATGCCCTGAGATGTATCCTCAGCATCTCTCGCCATGGCAATCAGTACATCCAGGTGAATGAGCCATGGAAGCGGATCAAGGGGGATGAAAAGGACAG GCAACGTGCTGGCACAGTGACTGGTGTGGCGGTGAACATGGCTTCCATGCTGGCTGTCATGTTGCAGCCCTACATGCCTAGTGTCAGCCTGGCCATTCAGGGGCAGCTCTGCATCCCCCCAGACTGCTTCGTCCTGAGCCACAACTTCACCTGCACCCTGCCGCCTGGGCATCGTGTGGGCACT GTGAGCCCCCTTTTCCAGAAGCTGGAGCATGACCAGATTGAAGCCCTGCGCAAGCGCTTCGGGGGAGGGCAG cctgaAGATCTTGCTGTAGAGCCCCAG GCCAAACAGACCCCTCCAGCCTCAGTGACCCTCACAGCTCCAGGTGACCCCCAGCTGATCCAGGAGCTAACAGAGGAGGTGGCCAAGCAG ggcaaCCATGTTCGGCAGctgaaggccaacaaggcagagaAGGCCCAGGTTGACGCAGAGGTGGCAAAGCTGTTGGAGCTGAAGAAGCAGCTGGCACTAGCAGAGGGCAAAAGCCCTGAAGTCCTTGTGCCCAAGGGGAAGCGGAAGAAGTAG
- the MARS1 gene encoding methionine--tRNA ligase, cytoplasmic isoform X8 has protein sequence MRLRVAAGGGPAALKVLAAAGAAAAPVRLVWGGLPLERPLAPLSPPWSPALELDSGTVLFSPNAICQFFFLARGEEPTDLTNQWLEWEATELQPAASAALYAQLVHGRKGLEAVEVLGKLLAHIEQNLSRRGTAYLAGDTKSVADVVVWGTLFPVLQDETSLPSKSEIGVLRGSIACVPTIVRIVLLSLSLSPPLPRSPKGELQVLRTWFQSMTLSEACRKAADSVLMPKALLEFKSYLQKQPPPCLAMERATSNEPEHSPQEEEGSEPALTEEEITAAVDAWAHGVAALPKPWQPQKPVLPVEGMRNVLITSALPYVNNVPHLGNIIGCVLSADTFARYCRLRNWNTLYVCGTDEYGTATETKAVEEGLTPQEICNKYNTIHADIYRWFDISFDYFGRTTTPYQTTIAQDIFQRLLARGFLLQDTVEQLQCEDCQRFLADRFVEGTCPFCSYEEARGDQCDKCGKLINAVELKNPQCKLCRGVPVVKPTQHLFLDLPKLEEQLEPWLEQSWATGDWTANARYITRSWIRDGLKPRCITRDLKWGTPVPLDGFRDKVFYVWFDAPIGYLSITANYTDQWERWWKNPQQVELYNFMAKDNVPFHSVIFPCSLLGADDNYTLVNHLIATEYLNYEDGKFSKSRGVGVFGDMAKDTGIPADIWRFYLLYLRPEGQDSTFSWSDLMLKNNSELLNNLGNFINRAGMFVCKFFGGTVPDMVLTPDDKRLLARVTLELHQYHQLLEKVR, from the exons ATGCGGCTGCGGgtggcggccggcggcggccccgccgccctgaAGGTGTTGGCGGCTGCCggggccgccgctgccccggTGCGGCTCGTTTGGGGCGGCCTCCCCTTAG agCGGCCCCTCGCCCCACTGAGTCCCCCGTGGTCGCCCGCGCTGGAGCTGGACAGCGGCACCGTCCTTTTCTCCCCCAACGCCATCTGCCA gTTCTTCTTCCTGGCCCGCGGAGAGGAGCCCACCGACCTCACCAACCAGTGGCTGGAGTGGGAGGCCACTGAGCTACAG CCGGCTGCCTCAGCTGCCCTGTACGCTCAGCTGGTGCACGGCAGGAAGGGGCTGGAGGCAGTGGAGGTCCTGGGGAAGCTGCTGGCCCACATAGAGCAGAACTTGTCCAGAAGAGGCACTGCCTACCTCGCTGGG GACACCAAGTCAGTGGCTGATGTGGTTGTGTGGGGTACCTTGTTCCCTGTCCTCCAGGATGAGACCAGCCTGCCAAGTAAGAGTGAAATAGGGGTGCTGAGGGGAAGCATTGCTTGTGTTCCTACGATTGTAAGAAttgtgctgctctctctctctctctctccccctctccctcgcTCCCCCAAAGGTGAGCTGCAGGTGCTGAGGACCTGGTTCCAGAGCATGACGCTCTCagaggcctgcaggaaagctgccGACTCTGTTCTGATGCCCAAGGCACTGCTGGAGTTCAAGTCCTACCTGCAGAAGCAGCCTCCGCCCTGCCTGGCCATGGAGAGAGCCACCAGTAACGAGCCTGAG CATTCCCCACAGGAGGAAGAAGGTTCTGAGCCTGCCCTGACAGAGGAGGAAATCACAGCTGCTGTGGACGCCTGGGCCCACGGTGTTGCGGCACTGCCCAAGCCTTGGCAGCCTCAGAAACCAGT GCTGCCCGTGGAGGGCATGAGGAATGTCCTGATCACCAGCGCTCTGCCCTATGTGAACAACGTGCCCCACCTTGGCAACATCATTGGCTGCGTCCTCAGTGCTGACACCTTTGCCAG GTACTGCCGCCTGCGGAACTGGAACACACTGTATGTGTGTGGCACGGACGAGTATGGCACAGCCACTGAGACCAAGGCGGTGGAAGAGGGGCTGACGCCTCAGGAGATCTGCAACAAGTACAACACCATCCACGCTGACATCTACCGCTGGTTTGACATCTCCTTCGACTACTTTGGCCGCACTACTACACCGTACCAGACCAC GATTGCTCAGGACATCTTCCAGCGCCTGCTGGCCCGTGGTTTCCTGCTGCAAGACACTGTGGAGCAGCTGCAGTGTGAGGACTGCCAGCGGTTCCTGGCCGACCGCTTTGTGGAGGGCACCTGCCCCTTCTGCAGCTATGAGGAGGCCCGGGGGGACCAATGTGATAAATGCGGCAAACTAATCAACGCTGTGGAGCTGAAG AATCCACAATGCAAGCTCTGCAGGGGCGTCCCTGTGGTGAAACCTACCCAGCACCTCTTCCTGGACCTGCCCAAG ctggaggagcagctggagCCCTGGCTGGAGCAGTCCTGGGCCACAGGGGACTGGACAGCCAACGCTCGCTACATCACTCGCTCCTGGATCCGGGATGGGCTCAAACCTCGCTGCATCACCCGTGACCTGAAGTGGGGCACACCTGTGCCCCTTGATGGTTTCCGTGACAAG GTTTTTTACGTGTGGTTTGACGCTCCCATTGGCTACTTGTCCATTACAGCCAACTACACTGACCAGTGGGAGAGGTGGTGGAAGAACCCACAGCAG GTTGAGCTCTACAACTTCATGGCCAAGGACAACGTCCCATTCCACAGTGTCATATTCCCCTGCTCACTCCTGGGTGCTGATGACAACTACACCCTGGTGAACCACCTCATTGCTACAG agTACCTGAACTACGAGGATGGGAAGTTTTCCAAGAGCCGGGGTGTGGGAGTGTTTGGGGACATGGCCAAGGACACAGGCATCCCTGCGGACATCTGGCGCTTCTACCTGTTGTACCTGCGACCCGAAGGGCAGGACAGCACCTTCTCCTGGAGCGACCTCATGCTCAAGAACAACTCAGAGCTGCTGAACAACCTGGGCAACTTCATCAACAG AGCTGGCATGTTCGTCTGCAAGTTCTTTGGTGGCACTGTCCCAGACATGGTCCTGACACCAGATGACAAGAGGCTTCTGGCCCGTGTCACCCTGGAGCTGCACCAGTACCATCAGCTGCTGGAGAAAGTCCG GTGA